A stretch of the Malus sylvestris chromosome 10, drMalSylv7.2, whole genome shotgun sequence genome encodes the following:
- the LOC126585397 gene encoding casein kinase 1-like protein 6 isoform X1: MEHVIAGKFKLGRKIGSGSFGELYLGVNVQTGEEVAVKLEPVKTKHPQLHYESKLYLLLQGGTGIPHLKWFGVEVDYNIMVIDLLGPSLEDLFNYCNRKFTLKTVLMLADQLINRVEYMHSKGFLHRDIKPDNFLMGLGRKANQVYAIDFGLAKKYRDLQTHKHIPYRENKNLTGTARYASVNTHLGIEQSRRDDLESLGYVLMYFLRGRLGLPWQGLKAGTKKQKYDKISEKKITTPIEVLCKSHPAEFVSYFHYCRALRFEDKPDYSYLKRLFRDLFIREGYQFDYVFDWTVLKYPQIGGSSRGWHASGKAGLSAGPSMERPDRGSVGKEIRERFSGAVEAFSRRNTSGSSPRQDHLKHKSFEDVPSSRDAHHDSDRGRNSSRYGSISRKAIASSKPSSSGDHTPSDGRTSRLVSSSSRPSTGNRGYEPKRPAAARGTRDDPLRSFELLSIKK; this comes from the exons ATGGAGCATGTAATTGCTGGAAAGTTTAAGTTGGGGAGGAAGATTGGGAGTGGTTCTTTCGGAGAACTCTATTTAG GTGTAAATGTACAAACCGGAGAAGAGGTGGCTGTTAAGCTG GAACCTGTGAAGACGAAGCATCCCCAGCTTCATTATGAGTCAAAATTGtatttgcttcttcaaggaGGAA CCGGAATACCCCACCTCAAGTGGTTTGGAGTTGAGGTTGACTACAATATCATGGTAATTGACCTTCTTGGACCAAGTTTGGAAGATTTGTTCAACTACTGCAATAGGAAGTTCACATTGAAAACAGTGTTGATGCTTGCAGATCAATTG ATTAACAGAGTTGAATACATGCACTCGAAAGGTTTTCTTCACCGTGATATTAAGCCTGACAACTTTTTAATGGGCCTAGGGCGTAAAGCCAATCAG GTGTATGCTATTGATTTTGGTCTTGCAAAGAAGTATAGGGATCTTCAGACTCATAAGCACATACCATACAG GGAGAACAAGAACCTCACAGGAACTGCTCGCTATGCAAGTGTTAACACCCACCTTGGAATTG AGCAAAGCAGAAGagatgatttggaatctcttgGTTATGTGCTGATGTATTTCCTAAGGGGAAGGTTAGG CCTTCCCTGGCAAGGTTTAAAAGCTGGTACAAAGAAGCAAAAGTACGATAAAATTAGTGAAAAGAAAATCACTACTCCTATAGAG GTGCTGTGCAAATCTCATCCAGCTGAATTTGTATCCTACTTTCATTACTGCCGAGCATTGCGGTTTGAAGACAAGCCAGATTATTCTTATTTAAAGAGGCTTTTCCGAGACTTGTTTATTCGAGAAG GTTATCAATTTGACTATGTATTTGACTGGACCGTGTTGAAGTACCCTCAGATTGGTGGCAGCTCTAGAGGATGG CATGCCAGTGGGAAAGCAGGTTTAAGCGCAGGGCCATCTATGGAAAGACCTGATAGAGGATCAG TTGGGAAAGAGATTCGAGAAAGATTCTCGGGTGCAGTTGAAGCATTCTCAAGGAGAAACACCTCAGGTTCTAGTCCACGCCAGGATCATTTGAAACACAAGTCTTTTGAGGATGTACCTTCATCCAGAGATGCG CACCATGATTCTGACAGGGGACGCAATTCCTCTCGATATGGCAGCATTTCAAGAAAAGCTATTGCCAGCAGTAAGCCAAGCTCCTCAGGTGATCACACTCCCAGTGACGGTCGCACAAGCAGATTAGTCTCAAGCAGTAGCCGCCCTTCTACCGGGAACAGAGGTTACGAACCCAAGCGCCCTGCAGCTGCAAGAGGCACCCGAGATGATCCTCTCCGGAGCTTTGAGCTCCTTTCAATCAAGAAGTAA
- the LOC126585406 gene encoding 60S ribosomal protein L14-1-like: MPFKRYVEIGRVALVNYGKDYGRLVVIVDVIDQNRALVDAPDMVRTQLNFKRLSLTDIKIDIKRVPNKKTLIAAMEAADVKNKWEKSSWGRKLVVQKRRAALNDFDRFKLMLAKIKRAGIIRQELTKLKKESAF; encoded by the exons ATGCCGTTCAAGAGATACGTGGAGATCGGACGAGTTGCTCTCGTCAACTACGGCAAAGACTACGGCAGGCTCGTCGTCATCGTCGATGTCATCGACCAAAACAGG GCTCTGGTTGATGCACCTGACATGGTGAGGACACAATTGAACTTCAAAAGGCTTTCACTGACCGATATCAAAATCGACATCAAAAGGGTTCCGAACAAGAAGACTCTGATTGCTGCAATGGAGGCTGCTG ACGTAAAGAACAAATGGGAGAAGAGCTCATGGGGCAGGAAGCTGGTTGTGCAGAAGAGAAGAGCTGCACTTAACGATTTCGATAGGTTTAAGCTCATGTTGGCAAAGATCAAG AGGGCCGGAATCATCAGGCAGGAGCTGACGAAGCTCAAAAAGGAGAGTGCATTCTGA
- the LOC126585397 gene encoding casein kinase 1-like protein 6 isoform X2 has product MEHVIAGKFKLGRKIGSGSFGELYLGVNVQTGEEVAVKLEPVKTKHPQLHYESKLYLLLQGGTGIPHLKWFGVEVDYNIMVIDLLGPSLEDLFNYCNRKFTLKTVLMLADQLINRVEYMHSKGFLHRDIKPDNFLMGLGRKANQVYAIDFGLAKKYRDLQTHKHIPYRENKNLTGTARYASVNTHLGIEQSRRDDLESLGYVLMYFLRGSLPWQGLKAGTKKQKYDKISEKKITTPIEVLCKSHPAEFVSYFHYCRALRFEDKPDYSYLKRLFRDLFIREGYQFDYVFDWTVLKYPQIGGSSRGWHASGKAGLSAGPSMERPDRGSVGKEIRERFSGAVEAFSRRNTSGSSPRQDHLKHKSFEDVPSSRDAHHDSDRGRNSSRYGSISRKAIASSKPSSSGDHTPSDGRTSRLVSSSSRPSTGNRGYEPKRPAAARGTRDDPLRSFELLSIKK; this is encoded by the exons ATGGAGCATGTAATTGCTGGAAAGTTTAAGTTGGGGAGGAAGATTGGGAGTGGTTCTTTCGGAGAACTCTATTTAG GTGTAAATGTACAAACCGGAGAAGAGGTGGCTGTTAAGCTG GAACCTGTGAAGACGAAGCATCCCCAGCTTCATTATGAGTCAAAATTGtatttgcttcttcaaggaGGAA CCGGAATACCCCACCTCAAGTGGTTTGGAGTTGAGGTTGACTACAATATCATGGTAATTGACCTTCTTGGACCAAGTTTGGAAGATTTGTTCAACTACTGCAATAGGAAGTTCACATTGAAAACAGTGTTGATGCTTGCAGATCAATTG ATTAACAGAGTTGAATACATGCACTCGAAAGGTTTTCTTCACCGTGATATTAAGCCTGACAACTTTTTAATGGGCCTAGGGCGTAAAGCCAATCAG GTGTATGCTATTGATTTTGGTCTTGCAAAGAAGTATAGGGATCTTCAGACTCATAAGCACATACCATACAG GGAGAACAAGAACCTCACAGGAACTGCTCGCTATGCAAGTGTTAACACCCACCTTGGAATTG AGCAAAGCAGAAGagatgatttggaatctcttgGTTATGTGCTGATGTATTTCCTAAGGGGAAG CCTTCCCTGGCAAGGTTTAAAAGCTGGTACAAAGAAGCAAAAGTACGATAAAATTAGTGAAAAGAAAATCACTACTCCTATAGAG GTGCTGTGCAAATCTCATCCAGCTGAATTTGTATCCTACTTTCATTACTGCCGAGCATTGCGGTTTGAAGACAAGCCAGATTATTCTTATTTAAAGAGGCTTTTCCGAGACTTGTTTATTCGAGAAG GTTATCAATTTGACTATGTATTTGACTGGACCGTGTTGAAGTACCCTCAGATTGGTGGCAGCTCTAGAGGATGG CATGCCAGTGGGAAAGCAGGTTTAAGCGCAGGGCCATCTATGGAAAGACCTGATAGAGGATCAG TTGGGAAAGAGATTCGAGAAAGATTCTCGGGTGCAGTTGAAGCATTCTCAAGGAGAAACACCTCAGGTTCTAGTCCACGCCAGGATCATTTGAAACACAAGTCTTTTGAGGATGTACCTTCATCCAGAGATGCG CACCATGATTCTGACAGGGGACGCAATTCCTCTCGATATGGCAGCATTTCAAGAAAAGCTATTGCCAGCAGTAAGCCAAGCTCCTCAGGTGATCACACTCCCAGTGACGGTCGCACAAGCAGATTAGTCTCAAGCAGTAGCCGCCCTTCTACCGGGAACAGAGGTTACGAACCCAAGCGCCCTGCAGCTGCAAGAGGCACCCGAGATGATCCTCTCCGGAGCTTTGAGCTCCTTTCAATCAAGAAGTAA
- the LOC126585404 gene encoding vacuolar protein sorting-associated protein 2 homolog 3-like: protein MNIFSKKPTAKEALRESKREMANATRGIEKEIGALQLEEKKLVAEIKRTAKTGNEGATKILARQLVRLRQQIANLQGSRAQMRGIATHTQAMHAQSSVAVGMKGASKAMAAMNKQMAPAKQAKVIREFQKQSAQMDMTTEMMSDAIDDALDNDEAEEETDELTDQVLDEIGVDVASQLSAAPKGKIASRNAEGVSSSSVDLEKRLAALRNP, encoded by the exons ATGAACATCTTCAGTAAGAAACCCACGGCCAAAG AGGCTCTTCGGGAGAGCAAGAGAGAAATGGCTAATGCTACTAGAG GGATAGAGAAGGAAATTGGAGCATTGCAGTTAGAA GAAAAGAAGCTTGTTGCTGAGATAAAGAGAACAGCTAAAACCGGAAATGAG GGAGCAACTAAAATACTAGCCAGGCAGCTAGTCAGGCTTAGGCAACAGATAGCTAACTTACAAGGAAGTCGAGCTCAAATGAGAGGAATAGCAACTCATACACAG GCAATGCATGCTCAGTCCTCAGTTGCTGTTGGCATGAAAGGTGCTAGTAAGGCAATGGCAGCTATGAATAAG CAAATGGCTCCTGCAAAGCAAGCAAAGGTGATACGCGAGTTTCAGAAGCAATCTGCGCAGATGGATATGACT ACTGAAATGATGTCCGATGCCATAGATGATGCCTTGGATAATGATGAGGCGGAAGAGGAAACTGACGAGCTGACAGACCAG GTGCTGGATGAAATTGGTGTTGATGTCGCCTCGCAG CTTTCAGCAGCTCCCAAAGGAAAAATTGCATCAAGGAACGCTGAGGGTGTTAGCAG TTCCAGCGTTGATCTTGAGAAAAGATTGGCAGCTCTTAGAAATCCATGA
- the LOC126585405 gene encoding glycolipid transfer protein 1-like produces the protein MAGSGTVFASALEGMNHVKSDSGEMLAKPFLDVCNHLLPVLDKFGAACAPVKSDIGNNISRLDSKYSSSPSEFNLLYSIVRVEIEAKTAKCSSSCTNALLWLTRAMDYLVELFRNLHDNPDWPMSKACNEAYGKTLKKWHNWLASSSFSVGIKLAPERKKFMDILGGETPELNSDMGKFCRNFSPLLEENHKFLDSVGLDSLKA, from the exons ATGGCAGGATCAGGAACTGTTTTCGCTTCTGCTCTGGAAGGGATGAACCACGTTAAATCCGACTCCGGCGAGATGCTTGCCAAGCCTTTCTTGGATGTCTGCAACCACTTGCTGCCTGTTTTAG ATAAGTTTGGAGCTGCCTGCGCACCTGTGAAATCTGATATTGGTAATAACATATCG AGGTTGGATTCTAAGTATTCGTCGAGCCCGTCAGAGTTTAACCTCTTGTACAGCATAGTTCGAGTTGAGATTGAAGCGAAAACTGCGAAATGCTCATCTAGTTGCACAAATGCTCTACTCTGGCTAACAAG GGCTATGGATTACTTGGTGGAGCTGTTTCGCAATCTGCATGATAATCCGGACTGGCCAATGTCGAAGGCTTGTAACGAAGCGTACGGCAAGACGCTGAAGAAATGGCACAACTGGCTGGCTAGCTCAAGTTTTAGT GTTGGGATTAAGCTTGCTCCGGAGAGGAAGAAATTCATGGACATATTAGGTGGTGAAACTCCTGAATTAAACTCTGATATGGGGAAATTCTGCAGGAACTTCTCTCCGCTCCTCGAAGAAAATCATAAGTTCTTG gactctgttggattggaCAGTTTGAAAGCTTGA
- the LOC126585394 gene encoding serine/threonine protein phosphatase 2A regulatory subunit B''alpha-like, with product MDIDTVAGDVGSLDPELLQLPELSPFALKTSPQIAEDLFAQWLSLPQTRRLVKSLVDDAIAGIPITAPGSTSSANTAGSNVLPSMFPAGSTPPLSPRSSPGSPRFSKPKTSPSSLRSPLKLASEPVREAIPQFYFHNGPPPPKELKEQCLSRIDDLFSGQMDGLQLHEFKLVTKELCKLPTFVSSAIFRKIDASCSGIVTRDAFIKYWVDGNMLTMDTATQIFKILKQSDRNYLTQVDFKPILLELVATHPGLEFLHGTPEFQERYAETVIYRIFYYINRSGNGRLTLRELKRGNLIAAMQHADEEEDINKVLRYFSYEHFYVIYCKFWELDTDHDFLIDKENLIRYGNHALTYRIVDRIFSQIPRKFTSKVEGKMGYEDFAYFMLSEEDKSCEPSLEYWFRCIDLDGNGVLTPNELQFFYEEQLHRMECMAQEPVLFEDILCQIVDMIAPEREDYITLADLKGCKLSGNVFNILFNLNKFIAFESRDPFLIRQEREDPTLTEWDRFAHREYIRLSMEEDGENASNGSVEVWDESLEAPF from the exons ATGGATATAGACACAGTAGCAGGGGATGTTGGTTCTTTGGATCCTGAGCTTTTACAGCTGCCGGAATTGTCACCGTTTGCACTTAAAACCAGTCCTCAAATTGCTGAGGATTTGTTTGCTCAGTGGCTTTCGCTCCCGCAGACCCGTCGTTTG GTGAAGTCTCTAGTAGATGATGCAATAGCCGGAATTCCTATCACTGCACCTGGGAGCACGTCAAGTGCAAATACTGCTGGGAGCAATGTGTTACCTTCCATGTTTCCGGCTGGAAGTACACCTCCACTTTCACCAAGAAGTTCCCCTGGTTCTCCGCGTTTTTCAAAGCCGAAGACTAGTCCTTCTTCTCTTCGCTCTCCACTAAAATTGGCTAGCGAACCAGTGCGAGAAGCCATTCCTCAG TTCTATTTTCATAATGGTCCACCACCACCAAAGGAACTTAAGGAGCAATGTCTTTCTAGAATTGATGACCTTTTCAGTGGTCAGATGGATGGATTGCAACTGCACG AGTTTAAGTTGGTTACAAAGGAGTTATGCAAGCTGCCAACATTTGTCTCTTCTGCCATCTTTAGAAAGATTGATGCTAGCTGCAGCGGGATAGTGACCAG GGATGCATTCATCAAATATTGGGTTGATGGAAACATGCTCACAATGGATACAGCAActcaaatatttaaaattttaaagcaGTCTGATCGTAATTACCTTACTCAG GTAGACTTCAAACCCATTCTTCTAGAGCTTGTGGCAACTCATCCAGGGTTGGAATTTTTACATGGAACTCCTGAATTTCAAGAAAGATATG CTGAAACTGTAATATACAGAATATTTTACTACATAAACAGATCAGGAAATGGTCGCCTTACCCTTAGGGAGCTAAAACGAGGAAATCTAATTGCTGCCATGCAACATGCAGATGAGGAAGAGGACATTAACAAAGTTCTAAG GTACTTCTCATATGAACATTTTTATGTCATATACTGCAAATTTTGGGAGCTGGACACAGACCACGATTTCTTGATCGACAAAGAGAATCTTATTAGATATGGTAATCATGCCCTTACCTACAGGATCGTTGATAGAATATTTTCACAG ATTCCGAGGAAATTTACTAGCAAGGTTGAAGGGAAGATGGGTTATGAAGATTTTGCTTACTTCATGTTGTCAGAGGAGGATAAGTCGTGTGAGCCTAGCCTTGAGTATTG GTTCAGATGTATAGATCTAGATGGAAATGGAGTTCTTACACCCAATGAGTTGCAGTTTTTTTATGAGGAGCAGCTGCATCGTATGGAATGCATGGCCCAAGAGCCTGTTCTATTTGAGGATATTTTGTGCCAAATAGTTGACATGATTGCACCAGAG AGGGAAGATTATATCACTCTAGCTGACTTGAAAGGTTGCAAACTTTCAGGAAATGTCTTCAATATCCTTTTCAACCTTAATAAATTCATAGCTTTTGAAAGTCGCGATCCATTTCTTATTCGTCAG GAACGTGAGGATCCAACTTTGACTGAGTGGGACCGCTTTGCACACAGAGAATATATACGGCTGTCAATGGAAGAAGATGGTGAGAATGCCTCTAATGGAAGTGTAGAAGTTTGGGACGAATCACTCGAGGCTCCTTTTTAA